Proteins encoded within one genomic window of Pongo pygmaeus isolate AG05252 chromosome 6, NHGRI_mPonPyg2-v2.0_pri, whole genome shotgun sequence:
- the LOC129041490 gene encoding putative uncharacterized protein FLJ44672, which translates to LLAQLAPHDSLPGPGLSPLAASPGPAPPQVGLSRPSCSLPASSPGPALPPGCVHGPGSCLTATALDSAPAQLLAASVGRKLLQATLSRPSSGLDGGLSGLSSSPSDGVSGPPDFLQWAPLGPAWASRRPLRAQLVVKPASPGPGPASRRPLRAQHVLEWAPPGPAPASRRPLEAQPLPPSWRPLQAQLFLVLLAASTGPTPASQAKQTTSLGSAPARLPPAFVGPALSPAEALQARLLPPGGLRRCSPGWRTAPAGPAPASQGPLRAPLSPGLTAASRGQVPACLAAASTSQWALQAHLLPRRGLLGPGSCPSAASAGPAPASQWPA; encoded by the coding sequence CTTTTGGCCCAGCTGGCTCCTCACGACAGCCTTCCCGGGCCCGGTTTGTCCCctttggcggcctctccaggcccagcacctcctcaagtcggcctctccagacccagctgcagcctcccggcgtcctctccaggcccagctcttcctcccggcTGCGTCCACGGGCCCGGCTCCTGCCTCACAGCAACCGCTTTGgactcagctcctgcccagctcctggcggCCTCTGTCGGCCGAAAACTTCTTCAAGCCACGCTCTCCCGGCCCAGCTCAGGCCTCGACGGTGGCCTCTCCGGGCTCAGCTCCTCGCCCTCCGACGGCGTCTCCGGGCCCCCAGACTTCCTCCAGTGGGCTCCTCTCggcccagcttgggcctcccGGCGGCCCCTGCGGGCCCAACTCGTCGTGAAGCCGGCCTCGCCGGGCCCAGGTCCGGCCTCCCGGCGGCCTCTCCGGGCGCAGCACGTCCTCGAGTGGGCCCCTCCagggccagctcctgcctcccgtcGGCCTctagaggcccagcctctgcctccctcatggcggcccctccaggcccagctcttcctggtCCTCCTGGCTGCGTCGAcaggcccaactcctgcctcccAAGCAAAGCAAacaacctctctgggctcagctcctgcccgGCTCCCGCCAGCCTTTGTGGGCCCAGCCCTTTCTCCAGCCGAAGCTCTGCAGGCCCGCCTTCTGCCTCCCGGTGGCCTGCGCAGATGCAGCCCTGGCTGGAGAACAGCCCCTGCAGGCCCGGctcctgcctcccaggggcctctccgGGCCCCGCTCTCGCCTGGCCTCACGGCGGCTTCCCGGGGCCAGGTTCctgcctgcctcgcggcagcctcgacctcgcagtgggccctccaggcccacctcttgcctcgccgtggcctcctcgggccaggctcctgcccttcggcggcctctgcaggcccagctcctgcctcccagtggcctgCGTAG
- the LOC129041491 gene encoding basic proline-rich protein-like — MAAPPGPALPGPPSCVDRPNSCLPSKANNLSGLSSCPAPASLCPERAPVGLSRLSSSSRRPLQAQVVLQWASPGPAPASRRPLRAQVVLQSASPGPALASRRPLQTGPGSASQRSLHAPLLASLRPTPLRRACLPAASTGPAPASRRPHSAQLAPHDGLPGPGLSPLAASPGPAPPQVGLSRPSCSLPASSPRPALPPGCVHGPSSCLTATALDSAPAQLLAASVGPKLPQATLSRPSSGLDGGLSGLSSSPSDGVSGPPDFLQWAPLGPAWASRRPLRAQLVVKPASPGPGPASRRPLRAQHVLEWAPPGPAPASRRPLEAQPLPPSWRPLRAQLFLVLLAASTGPTPASQAKQATSLGSAPARLPPAFVGPALSPAEAPQARLLPPGGLRRRSPGWRTAPAGPAPASQGPLRARLSPGLTAASRGQVPACLPAASTGPAPP, encoded by the exons atggcGGCCCCTCCGGGCCCAGCTCTTCCTGGTCCTCCTAGCTGCGTCGAcaggcccaactcctgcctcccAAGCAAAGCAAacaacctctctgggctcagctcctgcccgGCTCCCGCCAGCCTTT GCCCTGAACGtgctccagtcggcctctcccgGCTCAGCTCTTCCTctcggcggcctctgcaggcccaagtTGTCCTCCAGTGGGCCTCTCCagggccagctcctgcctcccgccggCCTCTGCGGGCCCAAGTCGTCCTCcagtcggcctcccccggcccagctCTTGCCTCTCGGCGGCCTCTCCAG ACAGGCCCAGGCTCTGCCTCACAGCGGAGTCTCCACGCCCCGCTCTTGGCCTCCCTGCGGCCCACCCCACTCCGACGTGCCTGCCTTCCTGCGGCTTcgacaggcccagctcctgcctcccgacGGCCTCATTCGGCCCAGCTGGCTCCTCATGATGGCCTTCCCGGGCCCGGTTTGTCCCCTTTggcagcctctccaggcccagcacctcctcaagtcggcctctccagacccagctGCAGCCTCCCGGCGTCCTCTCCacgcccagctcttcctcccggctgcgtccacgggcccagctcctgcctcacagcAACCGCTTTGgactcagctcctgcccagctcctggcggCCTCTGTCGGCCCAAAACTTCCTCAAGCCAcgctctccaggcccagctcaggcctcGACGGTGGCCTTTCCGGGCTCAGCTCCTCGCCCTCCGACGGCGTCTCCGGGCCCCCAGACTTCCTCCAGTGGGCTCCTCTCggcccagcttgggcctcccGGCGGCCCCTGCGGGCCCAACTCGTCGTGAAGCCGGCCTCCCCGGGCCCAGGTCCGGCCTCCCGGCGGCCTCTCCGGGCGCAGCACGTCCTCGAGTGGGCCCCTCCagggccagctcctgcctcccgtcGGCCTctagaggcccagcctctgcctccctcatggcGGCCCCTCCGGGCCCAGCTCTTCCTGGTCCTCCTGGCTGCGTCGAcaggcccaactcctgcctcccAAGCAAAGCAAgcaacctctctgggctcagctcctgcccgGCTCCCGCCAGCCTTTGTGGGCCCAGCCCTTTCTCCAGCCGAAGCTCCGCAGGCCCGCCTTCTGCCTCCCGGTGGCCTGCGCAGACGCAGCCCTGGCTGGAGAACAGCCCCTGCAGGCCCCGctcctgcctcccaggggcctctccgggcccggctctcgcCTGGCCTCACGGCGGCTTCCCGGGGCCAGGTTcctgcctgcctcccggcagcgtcgacaggcccagctcctccctga
- the LOC129041492 gene encoding basic proline-rich protein-like, with protein sequence MPAFVGTSLSQDKDLQEQTFLPTNLCEVTPQVGLSRPSCSLPASSPGPSLQPGCVRGPGSCLTAASLDSAPAQLLAASVGPKFPQAKLSKPSSALDGGLSGLSSSPSDGVSGPPDPPVGSSRPSLGLPAAPAGPTRCEAGLPGPRSGLPAASPGAARPRAQPGSRLPAALPGPAFDFWRPLQAQSSTSGGPPQAQPPASRGPVDRPRLCLTAESPRPALGLPAAPPSPTCLPSGDFDRPSSCLPTASFGPAGYSRRPSRARFVPFGGLSRPSTSSSRPLQTQLQPPGVLSRPSSSSRLHPRARLLPHSNRFGLSSCPAPGGLCRPKTSSSHALPAQLRPRRWPLPAQLLALRRRLRAPRLPPVGSSRPSLGLPAAPAGPTRREAGLPGPSSGLPAASPGAARPRVGPSRASSCLPLASRGPASASLMAAPPDPALPGPPGCVDRPNSCLPSKANNLSGLSSCPAPASLCGPSPFSSRSSAGPPSASRWPAQMQPWLENSPCRPRSCLPGASPGPALAWPHGGFPGPGSCLPPGSLDRPSSSLTVACFGPTHASGNPPSGVSSCLTLACAGRGPPSRWAVEARLVPLVASPGPAPACWRSLPAQPRPRSGPSRPTSCLAVASSGQAPALWRPLQAQLLPPSGLCRPSSCLHSGLSRPGVCSFASSPGPECSPVGLSQPSSSSRRPLQAQVVLQWASPGPAPASRRPLRAQVVLQSASPGPALASRRPLQVHNFLQSASPGPAPPASQWPL encoded by the exons ATGCCAGCCTTTGTAGGCACAAGCCTTTCTCAAGACAAGGATCTGCAGGAACAAACTTTTCTTCCGACAAACCTAT GCGAAGTAACTCctcaagtcggcctctccagacccagctGCAGCCTCCCGGCATCCTCTCCAGGCCCATCTCTTCAACCCGGCTGCGTCCGTGGGCCCGGCTCCTGCCTCACAGCAGCCTCTTTGgactcagctcctgcccagctcctggcggCCTCTGTCGGCCCAAAATTTCCTCAAGCCAAGCTCTCCAAGCCCAGCTCAGCCCTCGACGGTGGCCTCTCCGGGCTCAGCTCCTCGCCCTCCGACGGCGTCTCTGGGCCCCCAGACCCTCCAGTGGGCTCCTCTCggcccagcttgggcctcccGGCGGCCCCTGCGGGCCCAACTCGTTGTGAAGCCGGCCTCCCCGGGCCCAGGTCCGGCCTCCCGGCGGCCTCTCCGGGCGCAGCACGTCCTCGA GCCCAGCCCGGCTCACGCCTCCCGGCGGCCCTCCCAGGCCCCGCGTTTGACTTTTGGCGGCCTCTTCAGGCCCAGAGCTCGACCTCCGGTGggcctccccaggcccagcctcctgcctcccgagGGCCCGTAGACAGGCCCAGGCTCTGCCTCACAGCGGAGTCTCCACGCCCCGCTCTTGGCCTCCCTGCGGCCCCCCCCAGTCCGACGTGCCTGCCTTCCGGCGACTTcgacaggcccagctcctgcctcccgacGGCCTCTTTCGGCCCAGCTGGCTACTCACGACGGCCTTCCCGGGCCCGGTTTGTCCCctttggcggcctctccaggcccagcacctcctcaagtcggcctctccagacccagctgcagcctcccggcgtcctctccaggcccagctcttcctcccggcTGCATCCACGGGCCCGGCTCCTGCCTCACAGCAACCGCTTTGgactcagctcctgcccagctcctggcggCCTCTGTCGGCCGAAAACTTCCTCAAGCCACGCTCTCCCGGCCCAGCTCAGGCCTCGACGGTGGCCTCTCCCGGCTCAGCTCCTCGCCCTCCGACGGCGTCTCCGGGCCCCCAGACTTCCTCCAGTGGGCTCCTCTCggcccagcttgggcctcccGGCGGCCCCTGCGGGCCCAACTCGTCGTGAAGCCGGCCTCCCCGGGCCCAGTTCCGGCCTCCCGGCGGCCTCTCCGGGCGCAGCACGTCCTCGAGTGGGCCCCTCCagggccagctcctgcctcccgttGGCCTctagaggcccagcctctgcctccctcatggcGGCCCCTCCGGACCCAGCTCTTCCTGGTCCTCCTGGCTGCGTCGAcaggcccaactcctgcctcccAAGCAAAGCAAacaacctctctgggctcagctcctgcccgGCTCCCGCCAGCCTTTGTGGGCCCAGCCCTTTCTCCAGCCGAAGCTCCGCAGGCCCGCCTTCTGCCTCCCGGTGGCCTGCGCAGATGCAGCCCTGGCTGGAGAACAGCCCCTGCAGGCCCCGctcctgcctcccaggggcctctccgggcccggctctcgcCTGGCCTCACGGCGGCTTCCCGGGGCCAGGTTcctgcctgcctcccggcagcctcgacaggcccagctcctccctgacGGTGGCCTGTTTCGGCCCGACTCATGCGTCTGGCAACCCGCCCAGCGGTGTGAgctcctgcctcacactggcctgtGCGGGccgaggtcctccctcacgctgggcCGTGGAGGCCCGGCTCGTGCCTCTCGtggcctccccaggcccagcccctgcctgttgGCGGTCTCTCCCGGCCCAGCCTCGACCTCGcagtgggccctccaggcccacctcttgcctcgccgtggcctcctcgggccaggctcctgccctttggcggcctctgcaggcccagctcctgcctcccagtggcctgTGTAGGCCAAGCTCCTGCCTCCacagcggcctttccaggcctGGCGTTTGCTCCTTTGCATCCTCGCCGGGCCCTGAATGttctccagtcggcctctcccagcccagctcttcctcccggcggcctctgcaggcccaagtTGTCCTCCAGTGGGCCTCTCCagggccagctcctgcctcccgccggCCTCTGCGGGCCCAAGTCGTCCTCcagtcggcctcccccggcccagctCTTGCCTCTCGGCGGCCTCTCCAGGTGCACaacttcctccagtcggcctctccaggcccagctcctcctgcctcccagtggcctcttTAG